From Moritella sp. Urea-trap-13, a single genomic window includes:
- a CDS encoding VWA domain-containing protein encodes MIATSMIEFSYPWLFLLLPLPWFIQRFSPAYKIKQSALQVPFFSQLVSLSGEQPNTGAVKLEPKMWQRIALSLVWLFLVIAMAKPMWLGEPQIRSQFGRDLMVVVDLSGSMDSRDFSVPGRDSISRLTAVKNVLTEFSQQRSGDRLGLILFGDAAYLQAPFTADHQAWLGLLNDSEVAMAGQSTHLGDALGLAIKVMTDESIKAPISKENSNASVDKSTAEKSTADKQKVVIVLTDGNDTDSLVPPLEAAKIAASRGIKIHMIAIGDPRTFGEQALDMAVIDSVADITGGQAFQAISSVELNRVYAEISTLEPSQFSSFSYQPKVSVHYALIALAVSIYFILYSLVIWRSYYLSKQQSKRDLLLNKRGED; translated from the coding sequence ATGATCGCAACAAGCATGATTGAGTTCAGCTATCCGTGGTTATTTTTATTATTGCCATTACCTTGGTTTATTCAACGATTTTCGCCTGCCTATAAAATAAAACAGTCAGCGTTACAGGTGCCGTTTTTTAGTCAGCTCGTGAGTTTATCCGGAGAGCAGCCTAATACAGGGGCGGTGAAGCTAGAGCCGAAAATGTGGCAACGTATCGCATTATCGTTGGTGTGGTTATTTCTGGTTATTGCGATGGCAAAACCGATGTGGCTGGGTGAACCACAAATACGTTCGCAGTTTGGTCGCGATTTGATGGTGGTGGTGGATTTATCTGGCTCGATGGATAGTCGAGATTTTAGTGTCCCTGGCCGCGATAGTATTTCACGCTTAACGGCGGTAAAAAATGTCCTAACTGAATTTTCACAGCAGCGTAGCGGTGATCGTTTAGGGTTAATTTTATTTGGTGATGCAGCCTATTTACAAGCCCCATTTACAGCAGATCATCAAGCATGGCTCGGTTTGTTAAATGATTCGGAAGTGGCTATGGCTGGGCAAAGTACTCACCTTGGCGATGCCTTAGGGTTAGCGATAAAAGTAATGACGGATGAATCGATAAAAGCGCCTATATCAAAAGAAAATAGTAACGCTAGTGTAGATAAAAGTACTGCTGAGAAGAGTACCGCGGATAAACAAAAAGTAGTGATTGTATTAACTGATGGTAATGATACCGATAGTTTGGTTCCGCCGTTAGAGGCGGCAAAAATAGCGGCGAGTCGTGGTATTAAAATCCACATGATTGCTATTGGCGATCCTCGTACCTTTGGTGAGCAAGCGCTCGATATGGCCGTGATTGATAGTGTTGCTGACATCACCGGTGGACAAGCTTTTCAAGCCATCTCCTCTGTCGAGCTAAATCGAGTTTATGCGGAAATAAGCACGTTAGAACCGAGTCAGTTTTCGAGTTTTAGCTATCAACCAAAAGTTAGTGTTCACTACGCCCTTATCGCCTTGGCAGTTAGCATTTACTTTATTCTTTACAGCTTAGTTATATGGCGTAGTTACTATCTTAGCAAGCAACAATCTAAACGTGATTTGTTGTTGAATAAGCGGGGGGAGGATTAA
- a CDS encoding MoxR family ATPase: MSLSQQVFKQLSNTVNQSVVGQDYVVKALLIGLLTRGHVLLEGLPGTAKTRSIKALADAMNADFGRVQFTPDLLPSDVTGAEIYREVDGKHSLTFQPGPIFNNLVLADEINRAPAKVQSALLEAMAENSVTSAGETRQLPSLFMVLATQNPVEQEGTYPLPEAQIDRFMLKVNVDYPDAKSELAIIDLVREEELMSISSDGDLSKDSQPKDPLGSLPQGISKNSSSIPNLIVRPEHIIVAQREVSRIYISPLIKSYVVNLVMATRGIGDYSNAQFPQWLSVGASPRASIALDRGARAHAWLAGRDYVDPDDVRAMVHLVLGHRLVLSYAAISERITTAKVIDEILEYVMIG; this comes from the coding sequence ATGAGCCTTTCCCAGCAAGTATTTAAACAACTATCTAATACCGTCAATCAATCTGTCGTTGGCCAAGACTATGTGGTCAAAGCCTTGCTGATAGGTTTATTAACCCGTGGTCATGTGCTACTTGAAGGTTTACCCGGTACAGCCAAAACGCGTTCAATTAAAGCGCTTGCTGATGCGATGAATGCTGATTTTGGTCGTGTGCAATTTACGCCTGATTTATTACCGTCTGATGTGACTGGAGCTGAAATTTACCGTGAGGTTGATGGTAAGCACAGCCTTACATTTCAACCTGGGCCTATTTTTAACAATTTAGTACTCGCAGATGAAATTAACCGAGCGCCAGCAAAGGTACAATCAGCGTTGTTAGAAGCGATGGCTGAAAATTCAGTAACATCGGCTGGTGAAACGCGTCAACTGCCGAGTTTATTTATGGTGTTAGCGACTCAAAATCCAGTGGAACAAGAGGGTACCTATCCATTACCTGAAGCGCAAATAGATCGCTTTATGCTGAAAGTGAATGTCGATTATCCCGATGCTAAATCAGAGTTAGCGATTATTGATTTAGTGCGCGAAGAAGAGTTAATGAGTATATCTAGTGATGGTGATTTGTCTAAAGATAGCCAGCCAAAGGATCCGCTAGGATCTCTGCCTCAAGGTATTAGCAAAAATAGTAGCTCAATCCCCAACCTAATTGTTCGACCGGAACATATTATCGTCGCGCAACGAGAAGTCTCTCGGATCTATATTTCACCACTGATAAAAAGTTATGTGGTTAATTTGGTGATGGCAACACGGGGTATAGGCGATTATAGCAATGCTCAATTCCCGCAATGGTTATCTGTCGGCGCAAGTCCCAGAGCCAGCATCGCGCTTGATCGCGGTGCCCGAGCACATGCGTGGCTTGCGGGACGTGATTATGTCGACCCAGATGATGTGCGCGCTATGGTGCATTTGGTATTAGGGCATCGTTTAGTATTAAGTTATGCGGCAATTAGTGAGCGGATCACCACCGCCAAGGTGATTGACGAGATCCTTGAATACGTGATGATAGGGTAG
- a CDS encoding DUF4381 domain-containing protein, translating to MADVDNANLVGDAFGNLLLRDMVQINAPEQISFLPQTWGWLVVCLVLALFIGRYLLLAGQKYWRNRYRKKLHSKLLACDVSDCSHTPRFIHQLLQQACLQAYRKQSLTAGQLQGPAFLVFLDSCTQDSTEFDSAIGELWQQALYLPLALSEWSAAHNQVLILSAQRWLKLHIDDAELGTHQRGDDHDRNKHD from the coding sequence ATGGCAGATGTTGATAATGCAAATTTAGTCGGCGATGCATTCGGTAACTTACTATTACGTGACATGGTACAAATTAATGCCCCTGAGCAGATAAGTTTTTTGCCGCAAACTTGGGGTTGGCTGGTGGTTTGTTTAGTACTGGCATTATTTATTGGTCGCTATTTACTGTTAGCAGGGCAGAAATATTGGCGAAATCGTTATCGGAAAAAACTACATTCTAAATTACTTGCTTGCGATGTAAGTGACTGTTCACATACACCGCGATTTATTCACCAATTATTACAGCAAGCATGTTTGCAAGCATACCGAAAGCAGTCATTAACAGCCGGTCAATTACAAGGACCTGCGTTTTTAGTTTTTTTAGATAGCTGTACACAAGACAGTACCGAGTTTGATTCGGCGATAGGGGAGTTATGGCAACAAGCGCTGTATTTACCACTAGCGCTAAGTGAGTGGTCTGCTGCTCATAATCAGGTATTGATATTATCCGCGCAGCGCTGGCTCAAGTTGCATATTGATGATGCTGAACTGGGTACTCACCAACGAGGAGATGATCATGATCGCAACAAGCATGATTGA
- a CDS encoding DUF58 domain-containing protein — MAWNTWFSTTDKSDDSLHHDQRIYSDLNDLLKIKAQTAGFSFSPKQGRCSIFSGIHESRLRGRGLNFEELRHYNNGDDVKNLDWKVTLRTGKPHVRAYSEEKERQIWLCVDQRQSMFFSSQQTMKSVVATNIAALCLWRVLADADRVGGYIFNDNSSFHFKPQRSNALAMQFIQQLHTVNHQLQVGLADVDMPKIRLTDMLATLQALQAKSKTFVIISDWYGFDEECANRLRALQQHNDVIAVHISDPLEQDIINVDSLITSDGHYQLQLSSQQLQRNKNALQHAYQAAFLAKQNLLQQALQLSAFSIIDVGTDGNEINQFKSAFHINNKNSEEE, encoded by the coding sequence ATGGCTTGGAATACATGGTTTTCAACAACGGATAAATCAGACGATTCGCTGCATCATGATCAACGTATATACAGTGATTTAAACGATTTATTAAAAATTAAAGCACAAACAGCTGGCTTTAGTTTTTCTCCCAAGCAGGGACGTTGTAGTATTTTTTCGGGAATACATGAATCTCGCTTACGCGGGCGTGGATTAAATTTTGAAGAATTGCGCCATTATAATAATGGCGATGACGTTAAAAACTTAGATTGGAAAGTCACGTTAAGAACCGGTAAACCACATGTACGCGCTTACAGTGAAGAAAAAGAGCGGCAGATTTGGCTGTGTGTCGATCAACGTCAATCCATGTTTTTTAGTTCTCAACAGACGATGAAATCAGTTGTCGCAACCAATATTGCGGCACTGTGTCTATGGCGTGTACTTGCTGATGCCGACCGTGTCGGTGGTTATATTTTTAATGACAACTCTAGTTTTCATTTTAAACCACAGCGCAGTAATGCATTAGCGATGCAATTTATTCAGCAATTGCATACTGTTAATCATCAACTACAAGTCGGCCTTGCGGATGTTGACATGCCAAAGATACGTTTAACCGATATGTTAGCGACGCTGCAAGCATTGCAAGCAAAGTCAAAAACATTTGTCATCATCAGTGATTGGTATGGCTTTGATGAAGAATGCGCAAATCGGTTACGTGCGTTGCAGCAGCATAATGATGTTATTGCTGTGCATATTAGTGATCCCCTTGAACAGGATATAATAAATGTCGATTCACTGATTACCAGTGATGGTCATTATCAATTACAGCTTTCTAGTCAGCAATTACAACGTAATAAAAATGCCTTACAACATGCTTATCAAGCTGCTTTTTTGGCTAAGCAAAATTTACTACAACAAGCCCTGCAATTATCTGCATTTTCGATAATAGATGTTGGTACTGACGGCAATGAGATTAATCAATTTAAGTCTGCTTTTCATATTAATAATAAAAATAGCGAGGAGGAATGA